A genomic region of Mycobacterium sp. Aquia_213 contains the following coding sequences:
- a CDS encoding PPE domain-containing protein, producing MTKTLNVEYAELIARAGELDVPIAGVPTENGHAPCALELAARAAQQLGFSADNMRIYLDAGEREHGRLAQSLRNAAKAYEETDELAADAMVNETSVAAVAPRHPDRDVEPVMLTSTVALAASDPIPYYPTKEAAKALMQGDQGRSLLDFADEWAAYLRTLSHASFRFRPFTDWDSDASDAVEQHFDLDRAWLDQMARLCGQLSTQARNLVAAHRWAVSEHPTLAQLRQLDERWISNQSVPGWERWGKPSLLRLYAQYQAKSEAVLAEYEQRAALAPVNPPRPPVAYQIDEPAAPGPRPGPGDALPLPTDGLPSFPGGIPALPSGGAPQAPSDSRLTDAVTNSKASAGSAKAGLKPASIGAGLPAMPKMPLQLAPDSAAMSRPFAVAGGGVPIPAAYAALNKGGAGMGMPMGAAPAGQGHEAGKSKRVQQEGEALYTEDRAWTEGVIGRRRAS from the coding sequence ATGACAAAGACGCTGAACGTGGAGTACGCGGAGCTGATCGCCCGAGCAGGCGAGCTCGACGTTCCAATAGCGGGCGTACCGACCGAAAACGGCCACGCGCCGTGCGCTCTCGAGCTGGCCGCCCGGGCGGCCCAACAACTCGGCTTCTCCGCCGACAACATGCGGATCTACCTGGACGCCGGCGAACGCGAGCACGGACGACTGGCGCAATCGCTGCGGAATGCGGCCAAAGCCTACGAGGAGACCGACGAGCTGGCGGCGGACGCCATGGTCAACGAGACGTCCGTGGCCGCGGTAGCGCCCCGTCACCCGGATCGCGACGTGGAGCCGGTGATGCTGACCAGCACGGTTGCCCTAGCGGCCTCGGACCCCATCCCCTACTACCCGACCAAAGAGGCGGCGAAGGCCCTGATGCAGGGTGACCAGGGCAGATCTCTTCTCGACTTCGCGGATGAGTGGGCGGCCTACCTGCGAACGCTGTCACACGCCAGCTTCCGGTTCCGCCCCTTCACGGATTGGGACAGCGACGCGAGCGACGCCGTCGAACAACACTTTGATCTGGATCGGGCGTGGTTGGACCAGATGGCCAGACTGTGCGGCCAGTTGTCCACCCAGGCCCGAAACCTCGTTGCGGCGCACCGTTGGGCAGTCAGCGAGCACCCCACCCTCGCGCAGCTGCGGCAGCTCGACGAGCGATGGATCTCGAACCAGAGCGTGCCGGGCTGGGAACGATGGGGGAAACCTTCGCTGCTACGGCTCTACGCGCAGTACCAGGCGAAGTCGGAGGCGGTGCTGGCCGAATACGAGCAGCGGGCGGCTTTGGCGCCGGTCAATCCGCCGCGGCCTCCCGTCGCCTACCAGATCGATGAGCCGGCCGCGCCCGGCCCGCGACCCGGACCCGGTGACGCCCTCCCCCTCCCGACCGACGGTCTGCCCTCCTTCCCGGGCGGTATCCCCGCTTTGCCGTCCGGCGGTGCGCCGCAGGCGCCGAGCGACTCGAGGCTGACCGACGCCGTGACGAACTCCAAAGCGTCGGCGGGGTCCGCCAAGGCGGGGCTCAAGCCGGCATCGATCGGCGCCGGCCTTCCGGCGATGCCGAAGATGCCGTTGCAGCTCGCGCCGGACTCGGCGGCGATGTCCCGGCCCTTCGCGGTCGCCGGCGGCGGTGTCCCCATCCCGGCCGCGTACGCGGCATTGAACAAAGGGGGTGCGGGTATGGGAATGCCGATGGGCGCCGCGCCCGCCGGCCAGGGTCACGAGGCCGGTAAGAGCAAGCGCGTGCAGCAGGAGGGCGAGGCGCTGTACACGGAGGACCGGGCCTGGACCGAGGGCGTTATCGGTCGACGCCGGGCCTCATAA
- a CDS encoding TetR/AcrR family transcriptional regulator → MSEMESKLRQRTVGKLDRSRDPAILNAALAALTENGYDATNMDDIAARAGVGKAAIYRRWSSKAALITDVLVYWRPDLRTEDAPDTGSLAGDIEVLIDRAVRFDNGLITNDLLLRVALEATRDPQLATAIDDLMLLRGGRQITTILARAVARGEIPADRDWSLVANVLTAMSLLRVVNGQTVDAKFLRQVTDTLVLPALNL, encoded by the coding sequence ATGAGTGAGATGGAATCGAAGCTTCGCCAACGCACAGTTGGCAAGCTGGACCGATCCCGTGATCCCGCGATCCTCAACGCCGCTCTTGCCGCATTGACCGAGAACGGGTACGACGCCACGAACATGGACGACATCGCCGCGCGCGCCGGTGTCGGCAAGGCCGCGATCTACCGGCGTTGGTCGTCGAAGGCCGCGTTGATCACCGATGTCCTCGTCTACTGGCGACCCGATCTGCGTACCGAGGACGCCCCCGACACCGGGAGTTTGGCCGGCGACATCGAAGTGCTCATCGACCGCGCGGTGCGCTTCGACAACGGGTTGATCACCAACGACCTACTGCTGCGCGTGGCGCTGGAAGCCACTCGCGATCCCCAACTCGCCACGGCTATCGACGATTTGATGCTGCTGCGGGGCGGACGTCAGATCACGACTATTCTGGCCCGCGCCGTGGCCCGCGGTGAAATCCCCGCCGACCGCGACTGGTCGCTGGTCGCCAACGTCCTCACGGCAATGAGCCTGCTGCGAGTAGTCAACGGACAAACCGTCGACGCGAAGTTCCTGCGGCAAGTCACCGACACTCTCGTGCTGCCCGCGCTGAATTTATGA